From Anaerohalosphaera lusitana, one genomic window encodes:
- a CDS encoding toll/interleukin-1 receptor domain-containing protein, translating into MRVFIGRSFQDTDDPLIRKIADFIESHGVECIDAKAAKSTKVEEKVVELISSCDVFVGVFTRYQPTCEATNPIKFFCKPYHTEAQYLTSSWVIQESGSAIGKGKALILLKEAGVCELPKLQGNLEYIEFDRTNLEEAFLKIAQMISDMQNEHKDELAESSSEKPDMDKGVTPGDPNSEEVAGKDEKGDRVTALKKVYALIFEDKYSQAQATFCNEAKPLLAEEDRLPSWAVTLRLCHERGDVSAFEKLEALVHENDNNPRIIKQLAIRYKQIGEWKQAQKYFALASKLYDLTNRTDHEGYINTQIELAWSFAKDGRHDEAFVLLNNLIAHEGLEDAEFAAFKTIAGINKELKKYDEFFIYAEAALEKKPFETDLRFELAYTYANHNRKKLSFYHYKKLIDIAPKNAVALNNLGVQYDSLEMLSKSVSSFNEAAQYDNTLAMANLADKYIAKGFIKDARAIIDKANNLDDPGAKVHHLVGQAQGKLNQIIENEAEKEKRILLEAEEQQKFTFRYLDACNNGQTISPSEIEGIWSTPLGKGQLEFSEKDHSFRITVITKKPSYLLSTQEEPDFKTLIIEGSFKGYAGTYKACSQGSMLLADGSNESGWLIFNNSSIEYMQVAGSNGIELGSWKMQSQEVSNN; encoded by the coding sequence ATGAGAGTTTTCATCGGACGCAGCTTCCAAGACACTGACGATCCATTAATTAGGAAGATTGCTGATTTTATTGAATCACATGGGGTTGAATGTATTGATGCGAAAGCCGCAAAGAGCACCAAAGTTGAAGAAAAAGTAGTTGAACTCATTAGCTCATGTGATGTTTTTGTGGGTGTATTTACACGGTATCAGCCTACGTGCGAAGCTACAAACCCGATTAAGTTTTTTTGTAAACCCTATCATACAGAGGCTCAATACTTAACATCTAGTTGGGTCATCCAGGAAAGTGGTTCTGCCATCGGAAAAGGTAAAGCTTTAATACTGCTCAAAGAGGCTGGGGTATGTGAGTTACCCAAACTACAAGGCAATCTAGAATATATAGAGTTTGACAGGACTAATTTAGAAGAAGCCTTTCTTAAGATTGCTCAAATGATCTCTGATATGCAGAATGAACACAAGGATGAATTAGCTGAAAGCTCAAGTGAAAAACCTGATATGGATAAGGGAGTTACACCGGGCGACCCAAATTCAGAAGAAGTAGCCGGAAAGGATGAAAAGGGCGATAGAGTGACAGCACTTAAAAAAGTGTATGCCCTGATCTTTGAAGATAAATACTCGCAGGCACAAGCTACTTTTTGTAATGAAGCAAAGCCACTATTGGCAGAAGAAGATAGATTGCCTTCCTGGGCAGTTACTTTACGTCTGTGTCATGAAAGGGGAGATGTTAGTGCTTTCGAAAAGTTGGAAGCGCTAGTACATGAGAACGATAATAATCCAAGAATAATCAAACAACTGGCAATCAGATATAAGCAAATTGGTGAATGGAAACAAGCACAAAAGTACTTTGCTCTAGCTTCAAAACTGTACGACCTTACAAATCGTACAGATCATGAGGGATATATCAACACTCAAATTGAATTAGCTTGGTCTTTTGCTAAGGATGGTAGACATGATGAAGCATTTGTATTATTGAATAATTTAATAGCTCACGAAGGTTTGGAAGACGCTGAATTTGCTGCTTTCAAAACTATTGCTGGAATTAATAAAGAGTTGAAGAAATATGATGAGTTTTTCATTTATGCTGAAGCTGCTTTAGAAAAAAAACCTTTTGAAACCGATCTTAGGTTCGAATTGGCTTATACATATGCGAATCACAACAGAAAAAAACTTTCATTCTATCACTACAAAAAACTTATTGATATTGCGCCTAAAAATGCGGTCGCATTGAACAATCTGGGTGTTCAATACGATAGCTTAGAGATGTTGAGTAAGAGTGTGTCAAGTTTTAACGAAGCGGCACAATATGATAATACTCTAGCAATGGCTAATCTTGCTGATAAGTACATTGCAAAAGGCTTTATAAAGGATGCAAGAGCGATTATTGACAAGGCAAACAATCTCGATGACCCAGGGGCTAAAGTTCATCATCTTGTAGGCCAAGCCCAGGGAAAATTGAACCAAATAATAGAGAATGAAGCTGAAAAAGAAAAACGTATTTTACTTGAGGCAGAAGAACAACAGAAATTCACTTTTAGATATTTAGATGCGTGCAACAATGGACAAACTATAAGTCCATCAGAGATAGAAGGTATATGGTCAACACCACTAGGCAAAGGACAGCTGGAGTTCTCTGAAAAGGATCACTCCTTTAGAATAACTGTCATCACAAAAAAGCCTTCTTATTTATTGTCAACACAGGAAGAACCCGATTTCAAAACGTTAATTATTGAAGGAAGCTTTAAGGGATATGCAGGGACTTATAAGGCTTGTTCTCAAGGGAGCATGCTACTAGCGGATGGTTCTAATGAGTCAGGATGGCTAATCTTTAATAACTCATCAATTGAATACATGCAGGTAGCTGGTAGCAATGGAATTGAATTGGGAAGCTGGAAAATGCAAAGTCAAGAAGTAAGCAATAATTGA
- the bamD gene encoding outer membrane protein assembly factor BamD: protein MKIKDLRRFIIAVLTLAALTCALTETGRADTWRLNPKGEWDNLVDTPEGSQMMEVANAKKLIARGKTKEAKEALLQLRQEVTELQGPDLDAFIDAELQYADGNYDKAAQLYKAFLEDYPDSWLYESALRRTYQIATAYLYGRKRPVLKVFKLSAYEEGADLMHHIADLAGDAPIAKDALTEIAVAAEKRGEYLEAYQAWAEVSATWPTGELGQKALLGMARSLHSSYQGPGYDTTSLVSARTYYVNYKLRYPEAAEENNVQQQIELIDEQLAYKQYKIGEYYVRAEKTQAANLYFQAVIDTWPDTKSAVLAQKQLSPGDDPSVEVKKDWKRKTFEGVEDLLDEWYGLHKIFPELPAPESL from the coding sequence ATGAAAATAAAGGACTTAAGGCGATTCATCATAGCAGTTCTGACCCTCGCCGCACTGACCTGCGCGCTCACGGAAACCGGCCGTGCCGACACCTGGCGTCTCAACCCGAAGGGTGAATGGGACAACCTGGTGGATACACCCGAGGGGTCGCAGATGATGGAAGTTGCAAACGCTAAAAAGCTAATTGCACGCGGCAAGACCAAGGAAGCAAAAGAAGCGTTACTCCAGTTGCGACAGGAAGTTACGGAACTGCAGGGCCCCGATCTCGATGCTTTCATAGACGCGGAACTGCAGTACGCTGACGGCAATTACGACAAGGCCGCTCAGCTTTACAAGGCATTTCTCGAAGACTACCCCGACTCATGGCTGTACGAATCAGCCCTGCGACGAACCTACCAGATCGCCACGGCCTACCTCTACGGCCGCAAGCGACCTGTCCTAAAGGTTTTCAAACTAAGCGCTTACGAAGAAGGTGCGGATCTAATGCACCACATCGCCGACCTTGCCGGCGACGCGCCTATAGCCAAAGACGCTCTCACAGAGATCGCCGTAGCAGCCGAAAAACGCGGCGAATACCTCGAGGCATATCAGGCCTGGGCGGAAGTTTCAGCCACCTGGCCCACCGGTGAACTGGGTCAAAAGGCCCTGCTGGGCATGGCAAGATCGTTGCACTCCTCATATCAGGGGCCGGGCTATGACACCACAAGTCTCGTATCGGCAAGGACTTACTACGTTAATTACAAGCTCCGCTACCCGGAGGCAGCGGAGGAAAACAACGTTCAGCAGCAGATCGAACTTATCGATGAACAGCTTGCGTATAAGCAGTACAAGATTGGCGAATACTACGTCAGGGCCGAAAAAACACAGGCCGCGAACCTCTACTTCCAGGCAGTTATAGATACTTGGCCGGACACGAAATCGGCGGTATTGGCCCAAAAACAGTTGTCGCCGGGTGATGACCCGAGCGTAGAAGTCAAAAAAGACTGGAAACGAAAGACATTCGAAGGCGTTGAAGATCTGCTCGACGAATGGTACGGACTGCACAAGATATTTCCGGAGCTTCCGGCACCCGAAAGCTTATAA
- a CDS encoding HD domain-containing protein codes for MTPDKLKKYKAFFADHIARFNTDDPFIAANLKLKEVHTQKVCDETDYLTDALDLPETDRLIASAIALFHDISRFEQFYNHRTFADAKTFPHSIRSADILTETGILADLPADQQQIIDTAVRCHGQKSLPADLDERTLLFCRLIRDADKIDIYRVVLKNYREYHDCPEGFVMDIPEPHSHHASPHVIRAVLDKQPTDYASLRTVTDVKLLQLGWIFDLNFSASLARLHSRGQITELLSLLPDDPELKPVHNLITNHLKTHLPT; via the coding sequence ATGACACCCGACAAACTGAAAAAATACAAAGCGTTCTTCGCCGACCACATCGCCCGCTTCAACACCGACGACCCGTTCATCGCCGCCAACCTCAAGCTCAAAGAGGTCCACACCCAAAAAGTCTGCGACGAGACCGACTACCTCACCGACGCCCTCGACCTCCCCGAAACCGACCGCCTGATCGCCTCGGCGATCGCGCTTTTCCACGACATCTCCCGATTCGAGCAGTTCTACAACCACCGCACCTTCGCCGACGCAAAAACCTTCCCCCACTCCATCCGCTCCGCCGACATCCTCACCGAGACAGGCATCCTCGCCGACCTGCCCGCCGACCAGCAGCAGATAATCGACACCGCCGTCCGCTGCCACGGCCAAAAGTCCCTCCCCGCCGACCTCGACGAACGCACCCTGCTCTTCTGCCGCCTCATCCGCGACGCCGACAAGATCGACATCTACCGCGTCGTCCTCAAAAACTACCGCGAATACCACGACTGTCCCGAAGGCTTCGTCATGGACATCCCCGAACCGCACAGCCACCACGCCTCCCCCCACGTCATCCGAGCCGTCCTTGACAAACAGCCAACCGACTACGCCTCCCTCCGCACCGTCACCGACGTAAAACTTCTCCAGCTAGGCTGGATCTTCGACCTCAACTTCTCCGCCTCCCTCGCCCGCCTCCACTCCCGCGGCCAGATAACCGAACTGCTAAGCCTCCTCCCCGACGACCCCGAACTGAAACCCGTCCACAACCTCATAACCAACCACCTCAAAACCCACCTGCCCACCTGA
- a CDS encoding cupin domain-containing protein, producing the protein MPTVKDVVVKKPSEAEMAEAKSWPTWGCEASEFDWDYTQTETCLLIEGKVVVTDRPDSGESVSFAAGDMVVFPEGLACVWKVSAPVKKHYKFD; encoded by the coding sequence ATGCCGACGGTTAAGGATGTTGTCGTGAAGAAGCCGAGCGAGGCGGAGATGGCGGAGGCGAAGAGCTGGCCGACGTGGGGGTGCGAGGCTAGCGAGTTCGACTGGGACTATACGCAGACGGAGACTTGCCTGCTGATCGAGGGGAAGGTGGTCGTTACGGATCGGCCGGACAGCGGGGAGTCTGTTAGTTTTGCGGCTGGGGATATGGTCGTGTTTCCGGAGGGGCTTGCGTGTGTGTGGAAGGTGAGCGCGCCGGTGAAGAAGCATTATAAGTTTGATTAG
- the ftsH gene encoding ATP-dependent zinc metalloprotease FtsH — translation MDNKPNRPNKNIPPKGPGGDKQPPKMGRGPFSWIIIALIVIMVLTLVSNFQAGEKLDYSQLKDYISKGYVASVKMGQAQLTGEFSEQGLSELELTQSSFEVNNVPFMETKEFENFLEQNNVEIKGSPPDIWGPILGSMLPLLLIVGIIYFFFMRSAKSGGGMLMSFGRSRHRVQGKGQTKVTFDNVAGIEEAKEEVAETIEFLKNPKKFAKIGGRIPRGVLLVGPPGCGKTLLAKAIAGESDVPFYSISGSDFVEMFVGVGASRVRDLFKQAKDNSPCIIFLDEIDAIGRKRGATFASGGHDEREQTLNAILVEMDGFETSDQVIVIAATNRADILDPALTRPGRFDRQVVVPLPDLKGRTQILRIHAKKVKVSEDVDFERLARGTPMFSGAELEALINEAAIGASMADKDYVEMPDLEEARDKVRWGRAKRSRVVDEHDKYLTAYHEAGHAFVQASLEEADPLHKVSIIPRGPMGGATFALPEKDRLYYSRKYCHAQLQVCFGGRIAEEIFCDDITSGAASDIKQATAMAKEMILSWGMGEGLVPLDYSGNQRESFYPGATPEYSEKTAEMIDTEVKELISRSYEAAKKLLESNREKVEALAEALLKYETLDAKDVEMILEGGTLDKPTVAELLAAEQKRSEEKKAKEAEEKEAQGDPEKLFEDEKSFDDLYDEEDPYKDFDEEDEEKW, via the coding sequence ATGGATAATAAACCTAACAGACCAAATAAGAATATACCTCCTAAGGGCCCGGGCGGGGACAAACAACCGCCAAAGATGGGGCGCGGACCGTTCAGTTGGATCATCATAGCGCTGATCGTGATCATGGTTCTGACACTGGTCAGCAACTTCCAGGCAGGTGAGAAGCTGGACTATTCACAGTTAAAGGATTATATCAGCAAGGGTTACGTCGCCAGTGTCAAGATGGGGCAGGCGCAGTTGACCGGTGAGTTCAGCGAGCAGGGTTTGAGTGAGCTGGAGCTTACGCAGTCCAGTTTCGAAGTCAACAACGTGCCTTTCATGGAGACCAAGGAGTTCGAGAACTTCCTGGAGCAGAACAACGTTGAGATCAAGGGTTCGCCTCCTGATATCTGGGGGCCGATACTCGGCTCGATGCTGCCTTTGCTGCTGATCGTGGGAATCATATATTTCTTCTTCATGCGAAGCGCCAAATCGGGCGGCGGAATGCTGATGAGTTTCGGACGCAGTCGTCACCGCGTGCAGGGCAAGGGTCAGACGAAGGTGACGTTTGACAATGTAGCGGGCATCGAGGAAGCGAAAGAAGAGGTCGCTGAGACTATCGAGTTTTTGAAGAACCCGAAGAAGTTCGCCAAGATCGGCGGGCGTATTCCGCGCGGTGTTTTGCTGGTGGGCCCTCCCGGATGCGGTAAGACGCTGCTTGCGAAAGCGATCGCGGGTGAGTCGGATGTGCCTTTCTACAGCATCAGCGGCAGTGACTTTGTCGAGATGTTCGTGGGTGTTGGTGCATCGCGTGTACGTGACCTGTTCAAGCAGGCCAAGGACAATTCGCCTTGTATTATCTTCCTGGATGAGATCGACGCGATCGGCAGGAAGAGGGGCGCGACGTTCGCCAGCGGCGGACATGATGAGAGAGAACAGACGCTTAATGCGATACTTGTTGAGATGGACGGTTTTGAGACGAGCGATCAGGTGATCGTGATCGCAGCGACGAACCGTGCAGATATTCTCGACCCGGCGCTGACCCGTCCGGGCAGGTTCGACAGGCAGGTTGTCGTGCCGCTGCCGGACCTTAAAGGACGGACGCAGATACTGCGGATACACGCCAAGAAGGTCAAGGTCAGTGAAGACGTTGATTTCGAACGGCTTGCACGCGGGACCCCGATGTTCAGCGGCGCGGAGCTTGAGGCGCTTATAAACGAAGCGGCTATCGGTGCGAGCATGGCTGACAAAGATTATGTCGAGATGCCTGATCTGGAAGAGGCCCGCGACAAGGTTCGCTGGGGCCGGGCGAAAAGAAGCCGGGTAGTCGACGAGCATGACAAATATCTGACGGCATATCACGAGGCGGGGCATGCGTTCGTGCAGGCTTCGCTGGAAGAGGCGGATCCGCTGCACAAGGTGAGCATTATTCCGCGTGGGCCGATGGGCGGTGCAACGTTTGCGCTGCCTGAGAAGGACAGGCTTTATTATTCGCGGAAGTACTGTCACGCTCAGTTGCAGGTTTGTTTCGGCGGGCGTATCGCAGAGGAGATATTCTGCGATGACATCACCAGCGGTGCGGCTTCGGATATCAAGCAGGCGACCGCGATGGCGAAGGAGATGATCCTGAGCTGGGGCATGGGCGAAGGGCTCGTGCCGCTCGATTACAGCGGTAACCAGCGGGAGAGCTTCTATCCGGGAGCGACGCCTGAGTATTCCGAGAAGACGGCGGAGATGATCGATACGGAGGTCAAGGAACTGATCAGCCGGTCGTATGAGGCTGCGAAGAAACTGCTGGAGAGCAACCGCGAGAAGGTTGAAGCGTTGGCTGAGGCGCTGCTGAAGTATGAGACGCTGGACGCGAAGGATGTCGAGATGATCCTGGAAGGCGGGACGCTGGATAAGCCTACGGTGGCTGAGCTTCTGGCTGCTGAGCAAAAACGCAGTGAAGAGAAGAAGGCGAAGGAAGCCGAAGAAAAGGAAGCTCAGGGTGATCCTGAGAAGCTGTTCGAGGATGAAAAGTCGTTTGATGATCTGTACGATGAAGAGGATCCGTACAAGGATTTTGATGAGGAAGATGAGGAGAAGTGGTAG
- a CDS encoding sialidase family protein, which produces MRVFKLFLCTAFLVIFTGIAFGQREVVVDYGVGEDVRFAGGEWEREGSALVGGGVGKFLYSGWQIGEGNFRVAVRMRLARLDGTAASFVMDGSHFGFDSRTGTLFVEGPLFGGTAEMLEETEEYLQAGESFDLEVVRRNGQTRFLIDGREVYRKDGWDGAVKQVGVRPWRNEMAVEKFVVSGNLREAPEPVGPIGEAIFVSGEGGYDTYRIPALAVTKGGVVLAFCEGRKDSSGDSGDIDLLVKRSEDNGRTWGEAKVVWDDGENTCGNPCAVVDRETGTVWLLSTWNLGEDHEGEIINGTSEDTRRVFVMSSKDEGRTWSEPAEITEDVKEDSWSWYATGPGSGIQIEYLYSNHKGRLVVPCDHIEKGTKRYYSHVIYSDDHGQTWELGGRTPEDMVNECEVVELENGRLMLNMRNYDRSKKYRQVAFSDDGGRSWRGQQFDDELIEPICQAAIERYDGDGNRSESVILFSNPASRSRRVNMTVRASYDWGETWNRKRVLHSGPSAYSDLAVLGNGDIACFYEAGEGGAYESIVFASFELSSLR; this is translated from the coding sequence ATGAGAGTTTTTAAGCTGTTTTTGTGTACTGCGTTTTTGGTGATTTTTACCGGTATAGCTTTCGGGCAGCGGGAGGTTGTTGTTGATTATGGTGTTGGGGAGGATGTTCGGTTTGCTGGGGGTGAGTGGGAGCGTGAGGGCAGTGCGCTTGTTGGGGGAGGTGTGGGTAAGTTTTTGTATTCTGGCTGGCAGATCGGGGAGGGGAATTTTCGGGTTGCAGTGCGGATGCGATTGGCACGGCTTGATGGGACGGCGGCGAGTTTTGTGATGGACGGGAGTCATTTCGGGTTTGATTCGCGGACCGGGACGCTGTTCGTGGAGGGGCCTTTGTTTGGGGGAACCGCTGAGATGCTTGAGGAGACGGAGGAATATTTGCAGGCGGGGGAGAGTTTCGATCTTGAGGTGGTTCGGAGGAACGGGCAGACGCGGTTTCTGATCGACGGGAGGGAAGTGTATCGCAAGGACGGCTGGGACGGGGCTGTGAAGCAGGTGGGGGTGCGGCCGTGGCGGAACGAGATGGCGGTGGAGAAGTTTGTGGTGAGCGGCAATCTGCGCGAGGCGCCGGAGCCGGTCGGACCGATAGGCGAGGCGATATTCGTCAGCGGTGAGGGCGGGTACGATACGTATCGGATACCGGCGCTGGCGGTTACGAAGGGCGGGGTTGTGCTGGCGTTCTGCGAGGGTCGAAAGGACAGCTCTGGCGACAGCGGGGATATCGATCTGCTGGTGAAGCGTTCGGAGGATAACGGCAGGACGTGGGGCGAGGCGAAGGTGGTGTGGGATGACGGGGAGAATACGTGCGGCAATCCGTGTGCGGTTGTGGATCGTGAGACGGGGACGGTGTGGCTGTTGAGCACGTGGAACCTGGGTGAGGATCATGAGGGCGAGATCATCAACGGGACGAGTGAGGATACACGGCGGGTGTTCGTTATGAGTTCTAAGGACGAGGGGCGGACGTGGAGTGAGCCGGCGGAGATCACGGAGGACGTGAAGGAGGATTCGTGGAGCTGGTATGCGACGGGGCCGGGCAGCGGGATACAGATCGAGTATCTGTACAGCAATCATAAGGGGCGGCTGGTGGTGCCTTGCGATCATATCGAGAAGGGGACGAAGCGGTATTATTCGCACGTGATATATTCGGATGACCACGGCCAGACGTGGGAGCTGGGCGGGAGAACGCCTGAGGATATGGTTAACGAGTGCGAGGTTGTTGAGCTGGAGAACGGACGGCTGATGCTGAATATGCGGAACTATGATCGGTCGAAGAAGTATCGGCAGGTTGCGTTCAGTGATGACGGCGGGAGGAGCTGGCGGGGGCAGCAGTTTGATGATGAGCTGATCGAGCCGATCTGTCAGGCGGCGATCGAACGGTATGACGGCGACGGGAACAGAAGCGAGAGTGTGATACTGTTCAGCAATCCGGCGAGTCGGAGCCGGCGGGTGAATATGACGGTGCGGGCGAGTTATGACTGGGGCGAGACGTGGAACAGGAAGCGTGTGCTGCACAGCGGGCCGAGTGCTTATTCGGATCTTGCGGTGCTGGGCAATGGTGATATCGCGTGCTTTTATGAAGCGGGCGAAGGCGGGGCGTATGAGTCGATAGTGTTTGCATCTTTTGAGTTGTCGTCGCTGCGGTAG
- a CDS encoding DUF6498-containing protein — protein MSRFIETAAALFRLDPDELRSSRISIIVLIFANLVPLYGLFFLGWQAINILLIYWLEAFIVGFYNLLKLTTARCDDSTEHLRKLLDVPAFAMHFSIYCAVVGFIVFKEFSGYQPPPPENLDVPTYFSLVGIGNDFWTHIKSLFTPGIAVAAVIMFISHGVSFTQQLADRPLYSGRSLTALTFKPYLRVVPIHIVAAAGVAITQATGSTAAIILTLVLAKTAIDLAFFTIEKSNS, from the coding sequence ATGAGCAGATTCATCGAAACCGCCGCCGCCCTCTTCCGGCTCGACCCGGACGAGCTCCGCTCCAGCCGCATTTCCATCATCGTCCTCATCTTCGCAAACCTCGTCCCCCTCTACGGCCTGTTCTTCCTCGGCTGGCAAGCCATCAACATCCTGCTCATCTACTGGCTCGAAGCGTTCATCGTCGGCTTCTACAACCTTCTCAAACTCACAACCGCCCGCTGCGACGACTCCACCGAACACCTCCGCAAGCTCCTCGACGTCCCCGCCTTCGCAATGCACTTCAGCATCTATTGCGCAGTCGTCGGCTTCATCGTCTTCAAAGAGTTCAGCGGCTACCAGCCTCCACCACCCGAAAACCTGGACGTCCCCACATACTTCAGCCTCGTCGGCATAGGCAACGACTTCTGGACTCATATCAAATCCCTGTTCACCCCCGGCATCGCAGTCGCAGCCGTCATAATGTTCATCAGCCACGGTGTATCATTCACCCAGCAGCTCGCAGACAGACCCCTCTACTCCGGCCGAAGCCTCACCGCACTCACCTTCAAACCCTACCTCCGAGTCGTCCCCATCCACATAGTAGCCGCCGCCGGCGTTGCCATAACCCAGGCAACAGGCTCAACCGCCGCAATCATCCTGACCCTCGTCCTCGCCAAAACCGCAATAGACCTCGCCTTCTTCACCATCGAAAAATCCAATAGCTAA
- a CDS encoding methyltransferase MtaB domain-containing protein, whose amino-acid sequence MSAKIKITHTDNFIYGTAPNPVTCGHDLSIGTGTVIPEINFTLPGMEVTADNMPAVLAEYAEIIDNVLKRAVHLNVPQLLVEFETLPEMTTNPEWGLKITRLLADKIAECHKTHGIALALRLTINDIREFSRPPILRSGKYLQAMDTFLAGAAEAGADMIAIESTGGKEVNDNALISCDLPAVVFALGILGARDMDFLWNRIVTSCSQNNIIPSGDSACGFANTAMVLAEQKMIPRIFAALVRVISVPRSLVAVTAGAVGPTKDCAYEGPFIKAITGVPISMEGRSAACAHLSTIGNIAQAVCDCWSNESVQNVQLLSAKAPTVSMEQLAYDCRLLTTAARSSHEDARRMRDWLTESDASLDPQAYVLRPDVVIEISKAIAAQPTPYLRTRAAASATLEILRTAHTAGKLHLRDNEIPWLDMLQTQVDSLPEDENELIEQMLNRPDIKNSFHPEEYDL is encoded by the coding sequence ATGTCAGCAAAAATCAAGATCACACACACCGACAATTTCATCTACGGCACCGCCCCCAACCCCGTAACCTGCGGCCACGACCTCTCTATCGGCACAGGCACCGTCATCCCCGAGATCAACTTCACCCTCCCCGGCATGGAAGTCACCGCCGACAACATGCCCGCCGTCCTCGCCGAATACGCCGAAATAATCGACAACGTCCTCAAACGAGCCGTCCACCTCAACGTCCCACAACTGCTCGTCGAGTTCGAAACCCTCCCCGAAATGACCACCAACCCCGAATGGGGCCTCAAGATCACCCGCCTGCTCGCCGACAAGATCGCCGAATGCCATAAAACCCACGGCATCGCCCTTGCCCTCCGCCTCACCATAAACGACATCCGCGAATTCTCCCGGCCCCCGATCCTACGCTCCGGCAAATACCTCCAGGCGATGGACACCTTCCTCGCCGGCGCAGCCGAAGCCGGCGCAGACATGATCGCCATCGAATCCACCGGCGGCAAGGAAGTCAACGACAACGCACTCATCTCCTGCGACCTGCCCGCCGTCGTATTCGCACTCGGCATCCTCGGCGCCCGCGACATGGACTTCCTCTGGAATCGCATCGTCACCTCCTGCAGCCAAAACAACATTATCCCCTCGGGCGACTCCGCATGCGGCTTTGCAAACACCGCCATGGTCCTCGCCGAACAGAAAATGATCCCCCGCATCTTCGCCGCCCTCGTCCGCGTCATATCCGTCCCCCGCAGCCTCGTCGCAGTCACCGCCGGCGCCGTCGGCCCCACCAAGGACTGCGCATACGAGGGCCCCTTCATCAAGGCCATCACCGGCGTCCCCATCTCCATGGAAGGCCGATCCGCCGCCTGCGCACACCTCTCCACCATCGGCAACATCGCCCAGGCCGTATGCGACTGCTGGTCAAACGAATCCGTCCAGAACGTCCAGCTCCTCTCCGCCAAGGCACCCACCGTCTCCATGGAACAGCTCGCCTACGACTGCCGACTGCTCACCACCGCCGCAAGATCCTCCCACGAAGACGCCCGCCGCATGCGTGACTGGCTCACCGAGTCCGACGCATCCCTCGATCCACAGGCCTACGTACTCCGCCCCGACGTCGTCATCGAAATAAGCAAAGCCATCGCCGCCCAGCCGACTCCGTACCTCCGGACCCGAGCCGCCGCATCTGCAACACTCGAAATCCTCCGCACCGCACACACCGCCGGCAAGCTCCACCTCCGCGACAACGAGATTCCCTGGCTCGACATGCTCCAGACCCAGGTCGACTCCCTCCCCGAAGATGAAAACGAGCTCATCGAACAGATGCTGAACCGTCCCGACATCAAAAACTCGTTCCACCCCGAAGAATACGACCTCTAA
- the lptE gene encoding LPS assembly lipoprotein LptE: protein MKTVGNTLKMAVISLIIAVSAVSMVGCVGSAGDYSNTWVYPENVASVYVEMFDTRSFRRGFEYTLSDAVMKRLEAETTYKIVSDRDLADTVLTGQVGRLRAGTLARDRETGRPLENEAFVTVQVSWKDLRSGELLINNQEIAASAPYSTFLGQDFDYASRVAMNRAAQKIVERMQVEW, encoded by the coding sequence ATGAAAACAGTTGGCAATACTTTGAAAATGGCTGTTATCAGCCTGATAATCGCGGTTTCGGCCGTAAGCATGGTCGGCTGCGTGGGCAGCGCGGGCGATTACAGCAATACATGGGTCTATCCCGAAAATGTAGCGAGCGTTTACGTGGAAATGTTCGACACGCGCAGTTTCCGCCGGGGCTTTGAGTATACGCTGAGCGATGCGGTCATGAAGCGTCTAGAAGCCGAGACTACTTATAAGATAGTTTCCGACAGGGACTTAGCGGATACAGTGCTCACCGGCCAGGTGGGCAGGCTCAGGGCAGGAACGCTTGCCCGTGATCGCGAAACGGGCCGACCGCTGGAAAACGAGGCCTTCGTCACCGTGCAGGTCAGTTGGAAAGATCTGCGGAGCGGGGAGCTATTGATAAACAACCAGGAAATCGCTGCCAGTGCACCATATTCGACTTTTCTGGGGCAGGATTTTGACTATGCCAGCCGGGTTGCCATGAACCGGGCGGCACAAAAAATAGTAGAACGTATGCAGGTTGAGTGGTAA